One stretch of Pararhizobium qamdonense DNA includes these proteins:
- a CDS encoding MFS transporter, which yields MSNPYKEIFSVPGAKSFSAAGFFARLPIAMAPIGIVAMLSQTRGEYWIAGAVSATFALTNALIAPQISRLVDRFGQTAIIVPATCVSVIAFALLILSANQNWPEWTLFAAALLAAAMPSMPAMLRARWTELFRDRPELNTAFAFESAADELVYIAGASLSVGLAVSLFPEAGMLISTIFLAIGTAAFALQKSTEPAVRPAIAGAVRTSAIRLRPVQIITLALIFVGSMFATAEVTTVAMTKELGQPGAASFVIGVYAIGSFVLGLVLGALNLRTPLHKQLLIAVSTLAVTALPLLIADTVQFLALAVFVSGIAISPTFITAFGLIERRVPESMLTEGVTWVTTGIGIGMALGAFLAGWVVDTFGAENGFWLSVAAGAAVVVTIALGQKTLSGGRPETTGCALPQAAE from the coding sequence ATGTCCAACCCCTACAAGGAAATATTCAGCGTTCCCGGCGCAAAGAGCTTTTCCGCAGCCGGCTTCTTTGCCCGCTTGCCGATTGCCATGGCGCCGATCGGCATCGTTGCCATGCTGTCGCAGACGCGCGGCGAATATTGGATCGCCGGCGCAGTTTCGGCCACCTTCGCGCTAACCAACGCGCTGATTGCGCCGCAGATATCACGCCTGGTGGACCGGTTCGGGCAAACAGCCATCATCGTACCCGCAACATGCGTCTCGGTCATCGCCTTTGCCCTCCTCATCCTGTCGGCCAACCAGAACTGGCCGGAATGGACGTTGTTTGCCGCAGCCCTCCTTGCCGCCGCCATGCCCAGCATGCCGGCCATGCTGCGGGCGCGCTGGACCGAGCTCTTTCGCGACCGGCCGGAGTTGAACACTGCCTTTGCCTTCGAATCCGCAGCCGACGAACTGGTCTATATTGCCGGCGCTTCGCTCTCTGTCGGGCTGGCGGTCTCGCTCTTCCCAGAAGCCGGCATGCTGATCTCGACGATTTTCCTTGCTATCGGCACCGCCGCTTTCGCCCTGCAGAAATCAACCGAACCCGCCGTGCGCCCGGCTATCGCCGGAGCGGTCCGGACATCGGCCATCCGCCTGCGCCCGGTGCAGATCATCACGCTGGCGCTGATCTTCGTCGGCTCGATGTTTGCGACCGCCGAGGTCACCACTGTGGCCATGACCAAGGAACTCGGCCAACCCGGCGCGGCCAGCTTCGTCATCGGGGTCTATGCCATCGGTTCTTTCGTCCTCGGCCTTGTCCTTGGCGCGCTGAACCTGCGCACGCCACTGCACAAGCAATTGCTGATCGCCGTCAGCACGCTGGCGGTCACCGCGCTGCCGCTGCTGATCGCCGATACGGTTCAGTTTCTTGCTCTTGCCGTCTTCGTCAGCGGCATCGCCATCTCTCCCACGTTCATCACAGCCTTCGGCCTGATCGAACGCCGGGTGCCGGAATCGATGCTGACCGAAGGTGTCACCTGGGTCACGACCGGCATTGGCATCGGCATGGCGCTCGGCGCCTTTCTGGCGGGATGGGTGGTCGATACTTTCGGTGCCGAGAATGGCTTCTGGCTTTCGGTGGCCGCCGGCGCCGCAGTGGTCGTCACCATCGCGCTGGGCCAGAAGACGCTTTCCGGCGGCAGGCCGGAAACCACAGGCTGCGCGCTGCCGCAGGCTGCCGAATAA
- a CDS encoding TetR/AcrR family transcriptional regulator: protein MIAETRAKLVAAARQAFGTIGYAQSSMDDFTAEAGLTRGALYHHFGDKKGLLQAVIGEIDAEMTERLHQVSSVSPTRWQGFVDECSTYIQMALEPEIQRIMFRDGPAVLGDISQWPTTNGCIAALKQSLRELKQDGVIIDVDEEVTARLINGASSHAALWIANSDDPQETSQRAVAGFRTLLEALRVK from the coding sequence ATGATCGCAGAAACGCGCGCCAAGCTCGTGGCGGCAGCGCGCCAAGCCTTTGGCACCATCGGCTATGCGCAATCCTCGATGGATGATTTCACCGCAGAGGCGGGCTTGACGCGCGGTGCGCTCTACCACCATTTCGGCGACAAAAAGGGATTGCTGCAGGCGGTGATCGGGGAAATCGATGCGGAAATGACGGAGCGCCTGCATCAGGTCTCTTCCGTGTCCCCGACACGCTGGCAGGGGTTTGTCGATGAATGCTCGACCTATATCCAGATGGCGCTGGAGCCGGAGATCCAGCGCATCATGTTCCGCGACGGCCCGGCCGTGCTTGGCGATATCTCGCAATGGCCGACCACCAACGGCTGTATCGCCGCTCTCAAGCAAAGTCTGCGCGAACTTAAGCAGGATGGCGTCATCATCGATGTCGATGAGGAAGTGACGGCGCGCCTGATCAATGGCGCCAGCAGCCATGCCGCGCTGTGGATCGCCAATTCCGACGACCCGCAGGAAACCTCTCAGCGTGCGGTGGCGGGATTTCGCACCCTGCTGGAGGCTTTGCGGGTAAAGTAG